The Lujinxingia vulgaris genome includes a region encoding these proteins:
- a CDS encoding potassium channel family protein: MAKQALIIGLGQFGMALARSLTGQGVDVLAVDTKEELVQQAAGFAAEGACFNAMDEEALARAAPDRRDICVCAIGDESREGAIVVTALLRKMGAPRVVARATDELLERILHLVGAHEVVNPERAFGERLATRMLYSGVLEEVPLGEDLVLTELRPPEGMLGRSLKELQLPTRVGVNVVAIRRVIEGRGIVQLPEPDTVLQTDDILVVVSRSDAARQLVDWI; this comes from the coding sequence ATGGCAAAGCAGGCTCTGATCATCGGGCTGGGGCAATTCGGCATGGCCCTGGCTCGCTCGCTGACCGGCCAGGGCGTCGATGTCCTGGCCGTCGACACCAAAGAGGAGCTCGTGCAGCAGGCCGCAGGCTTTGCGGCCGAGGGCGCCTGCTTTAACGCCATGGACGAAGAGGCCCTGGCGCGGGCCGCCCCCGATCGCCGCGATATCTGCGTCTGCGCCATCGGCGATGAGTCGCGGGAGGGGGCGATCGTGGTCACCGCCCTGCTGCGAAAGATGGGAGCCCCCCGGGTGGTCGCCCGCGCCACCGACGAACTTCTCGAGCGCATCCTCCACCTGGTCGGCGCTCACGAAGTCGTCAACCCGGAGCGGGCCTTCGGTGAGCGACTGGCCACACGCATGCTCTACAGCGGCGTGCTCGAAGAGGTGCCCCTGGGCGAAGATCTTGTGCTCACCGAACTTCGCCCCCCGGAGGGGATGCTCGGCCGCAGCCTCAAAGAGCTGCAGCTTCCCACCCGCGTGGGCGTCAACGTCGTGGCCATTCGCCGCGTGATCGAGGGCCGAGGCATCGTGCAGCTTCCCGAGCCCGACACCGTCTTGCAAACCGACGACATCCTGGTGGTGGTCTCGCGCTCAGACGCCGCTCGCCAGCTCGTCGACTGGATCTAA
- a CDS encoding HAMP domain-containing protein, protein MRVRTEITALLIALLSLQIMTSLGAIGLLSRMAPAIEQIIEENSYSIIAVEEMLVILGNTPVNDEDLERFDEAFTRASTNITESEERPAINTIERYHQAALSGDVQARAETTAALSELARINHASMARMDERAKRMGISGAWAAMILGVISVLLGLVFARRLLHRVVEPSEDFQATARAFASGDLLRRVHLDEPPPEFKDAARCMNTLLDEHQRLRHGEVPRPEGASAGTKMTLAEGERRLAIALLDDYAKPSALLDASGRVLATSRSALDLPAEARAQLKELDAIEEQERLWRRRQLTDALWLATLKGAEA, encoded by the coding sequence ATGCGCGTTCGTACCGAAATCACCGCGCTGCTCATCGCCCTGCTCTCCCTGCAGATCATGACGTCGCTGGGGGCCATCGGCCTGCTCTCGCGCATGGCGCCGGCCATCGAGCAGATCATCGAGGAGAACTCCTACTCGATCATCGCCGTCGAAGAGATGCTGGTGATTCTGGGGAACACCCCGGTCAACGACGAGGATCTGGAGCGCTTCGATGAGGCGTTTACCCGCGCCAGCACCAACATCACCGAGAGCGAGGAGCGCCCGGCCATCAACACCATCGAGCGCTACCATCAGGCCGCGCTCAGCGGCGATGTGCAGGCGCGCGCCGAGACCACCGCCGCGCTCAGCGAGCTTGCGCGCATCAACCACGCCTCGATGGCGCGCATGGACGAGCGCGCCAAACGCATGGGTATCTCCGGGGCCTGGGCGGCAATGATCCTGGGCGTGATCAGCGTGCTGCTGGGCCTTGTCTTTGCCCGCCGACTGCTACACCGCGTCGTCGAGCCCTCGGAGGACTTTCAGGCCACCGCGCGCGCCTTCGCCAGCGGCGATCTTCTGCGCCGGGTGCACCTCGATGAGCCCCCGCCGGAGTTCAAGGACGCGGCCCGCTGCATGAACACACTCCTCGACGAACATCAACGACTTCGTCACGGGGAGGTACCCAGGCCGGAGGGAGCAAGCGCGGGCACGAAGATGACGCTGGCCGAGGGCGAACGCCGCCTCGCCATCGCCCTGCTCGACGACTACGCCAAACCCTCTGCGCTCCTCGACGCGTCGGGGCGAGTGCTGGCCACGAGCCGCTCCGCACTGGATCTTCCGGCTGAGGCGCGCGCGCAGCTCAAAGAGCTCGACGCCATCGAGGAACAGGAGCGCCTCTGGCGTCGCCGCCAGCTCACCGACGCGCTCTGGCTGGCCACGCTCAAGGGCGCCGAGGCTTGA
- a CDS encoding TrkH family potassium uptake protein → MLTRPNLARALLRAGSPAFVLAWGTTEQLPDWLAAPRPLILGAFICAALWVLTSASRWQHPAWRLMSLGLVLVGLTPTLLVSATRPGPAFLWALSLLLGGYWLLWLQDGQVPARGRGAAGAVGASLGMVAVWLNAVLVSPPELLGVSSVGLSIVFALIVMTHGLWRCRQAPRELAMLASALALAGPLPLMIGASVGLTLSLWAVVVILLAVRLWVLDHPASDPEAHWWEPVATNPARLLATTFLITCVVGGLFLSLPQATSRPISIIDAFFTAVSATCVTGLIVLDTPVDFTGVGQLTILVLIQIGGLGIMTFSTAAFLLLGRRLSMRHEGAIAQLIGERDRGQISAALKLILLITCVTELIGATILSGLFWLEGSPPGRAIWEGVFTSISAFCNAGFALRSDSLMSVQSNPAILMTIGLLIVVGGLGPAVVASLPRWWRGRPVSLHVRVVMTTSLLLWLLPAVFFFFSESTHSFEALGTVDRAFNAIFQSITLRTAGFNSVDFSLLHPASVLIMLMAMFIGGSPGSTAGGIKTTTIALLFLVVRSALANRARVEAFGFHIPQQTIFRAAAIATVGAMIGVVMTLALLITQQMPFMMAIFEALSALGTVGLTIGGTGMLDTVGKIIVMLSMFIGRIGPLTLFLLLASRTPSSDWTRPTRTLPVG, encoded by the coding sequence ATGTTGACTCGACCCAACCTGGCCCGCGCGCTTCTGCGCGCGGGCTCACCTGCGTTTGTGCTGGCCTGGGGCACCACTGAGCAACTACCCGACTGGCTGGCAGCCCCGCGCCCCCTCATTCTGGGGGCGTTTATCTGTGCGGCGCTCTGGGTTTTGACCAGTGCGTCGCGCTGGCAACACCCCGCCTGGCGACTGATGTCTCTGGGACTTGTGCTGGTGGGGTTGACCCCCACCCTGCTGGTCTCGGCCACCCGGCCCGGACCGGCTTTTTTGTGGGCCTTGAGTCTTCTGCTGGGAGGGTACTGGTTGCTCTGGCTGCAGGATGGCCAGGTCCCGGCGCGGGGTCGCGGTGCGGCGGGGGCCGTCGGTGCCTCGCTGGGCATGGTCGCCGTCTGGCTCAATGCGGTGCTGGTATCGCCCCCGGAACTTCTGGGCGTGAGCTCGGTGGGACTCTCGATCGTCTTTGCGCTGATCGTGATGACCCACGGCCTGTGGCGCTGCCGTCAGGCCCCCCGCGAGCTGGCGATGCTCGCCAGCGCGCTGGCCCTGGCGGGCCCACTCCCCCTGATGATCGGAGCCAGCGTCGGGCTGACATTGAGCCTGTGGGCGGTGGTCGTGATCCTGCTCGCGGTACGGCTGTGGGTGCTTGATCACCCCGCTTCCGACCCCGAAGCGCACTGGTGGGAGCCTGTCGCCACCAACCCGGCGCGCCTGCTGGCGACGACCTTTTTAATCACCTGCGTCGTCGGAGGGCTTTTCCTCTCGTTGCCTCAGGCAACCTCGCGCCCGATCAGCATCATTGATGCTTTCTTCACCGCGGTCAGCGCCACGTGTGTGACGGGGCTGATTGTGCTCGACACCCCGGTGGACTTCACCGGCGTGGGCCAGCTCACCATCCTGGTGCTCATTCAGATCGGCGGGCTCGGGATCATGACCTTCTCGACGGCGGCGTTTTTGCTGCTGGGGCGCCGGCTGAGCATGCGCCATGAGGGCGCCATCGCCCAGCTGATTGGCGAGCGCGACCGCGGCCAGATCAGCGCGGCGCTCAAGTTGATTTTGTTGATCACGTGTGTGACCGAGCTCATCGGTGCGACGATCCTCTCCGGCCTCTTCTGGCTTGAGGGGTCCCCGCCGGGGCGCGCCATCTGGGAGGGGGTCTTCACCTCGATCTCCGCCTTCTGCAACGCCGGCTTTGCGCTGCGCTCCGATAGCCTGATGAGCGTGCAATCTAACCCGGCGATCCTGATGACGATCGGACTGTTGATTGTGGTCGGGGGGCTGGGGCCGGCGGTCGTCGCCTCGCTGCCGCGCTGGTGGCGAGGTCGCCCTGTCTCGCTGCATGTGCGCGTGGTGATGACGACCTCGCTTTTGCTCTGGCTTTTGCCGGCGGTCTTTTTCTTCTTCTCAGAATCCACCCATAGCTTTGAGGCACTGGGAACGGTCGACCGCGCGTTTAACGCCATCTTCCAGTCCATCACGCTGCGCACCGCGGGCTTTAACTCCGTGGACTTCTCGCTGCTGCACCCGGCCAGCGTGCTGATCATGCTCATGGCGATGTTCATCGGCGGCTCGCCAGGCTCGACCGCCGGCGGCATCAAGACCACCACCATCGCGCTGCTCTTTCTGGTGGTGCGCAGCGCGCTGGCCAACCGCGCGCGCGTCGAAGCCTTCGGGTTTCATATCCCGCAACAGACGATCTTCCGGGCGGCCGCCATCGCCACAGTGGGGGCGATGATCGGGGTGGTGATGACGCTCGCCCTGCTCATCACCCAGCAGATGCCCTTTATGATGGCGATCTTCGAGGCGTTGAGCGCGCTGGGCACCGTGGGGCTGACGATCGGAGGGACGGGCATGCTCGACACCGTGGGCAAAATCATTGTGATGCTCTCGATGTTCATCGGTCGAATTGGCCCGCTGACGCTCTTTCTGCTACTGGCATCGCGCACGCCGAGCTCCGACTGGACGCGCCCCACGCGCACCCTGCCGGTCGGCTAA
- a CDS encoding mannose-1-phosphate guanylyltransferase: protein MLPVILAGGSGTRFWPLSRRARPKQLIALWGDRPMIAETFDRVASLDSQGRALLVLGQHHVEPTSEALRSLGTEGLELVVEPRARNTAPAIALAAARAEAIAGDEPIAIFPSDHFIGGQQAFEACLKLAEERARQGAIVTLGVPPTRPETGYGYIESEGSIDTAPGQGPIALAVRRFVEKPDLATAREYVTSGRFVWNSGMFVLRPSTLWSELERQQPELLRAFEPVRRSGASDVAIIAEAFEKAASISIDYAVMEGAAHVEVIPALFRWSDVGHWAALDEVSATDTQNNVVRADAVLDEVRDSVVLSAGSERLIAMSGVEGLVVVDTPDALLVLPRERAQRVREIVDALKRNGRDDLL, encoded by the coding sequence ATGCTCCCAGTCATCCTCGCCGGCGGCTCCGGCACCCGCTTCTGGCCGCTGAGCCGGCGCGCGCGCCCCAAACAGCTCATTGCCCTCTGGGGCGATCGTCCGATGATCGCCGAGACCTTCGACCGCGTCGCCAGCCTCGACAGTCAGGGCCGCGCGTTGCTGGTGCTGGGACAACATCACGTCGAGCCCACCTCCGAGGCGCTCCGCAGCCTGGGCACCGAAGGACTGGAGCTTGTGGTCGAGCCCCGCGCGCGTAACACCGCGCCGGCCATCGCCCTTGCCGCCGCGCGCGCTGAAGCCATCGCCGGCGATGAGCCCATCGCGATCTTTCCCTCCGACCACTTCATCGGCGGCCAGCAGGCCTTTGAGGCCTGCCTCAAACTCGCCGAAGAGCGCGCGCGCCAGGGCGCCATCGTCACCCTGGGCGTGCCCCCGACGCGCCCGGAGACCGGGTACGGCTACATTGAGAGTGAGGGCTCCATCGACACCGCCCCCGGCCAGGGGCCCATCGCGCTGGCGGTGCGGCGTTTTGTCGAAAAACCCGACCTGGCCACGGCCCGCGAGTATGTGACCTCGGGGCGTTTTGTGTGGAACTCCGGGATGTTTGTGCTGCGCCCCTCCACCCTGTGGTCGGAGCTTGAGCGCCAGCAGCCTGAACTTCTGCGCGCTTTTGAACCGGTGCGACGCAGTGGTGCCAGCGATGTAGCGATCATCGCCGAGGCCTTCGAGAAGGCCGCCTCCATCTCGATCGACTACGCGGTGATGGAAGGCGCGGCGCATGTGGAGGTGATCCCGGCCCTCTTTCGCTGGTCGGACGTGGGGCACTGGGCGGCGCTCGATGAAGTCAGCGCCACTGACACGCAGAACAACGTGGTGCGCGCCGACGCGGTGCTCGACGAGGTCAGAGACTCGGTGGTGCTCAGCGCGGGAAGCGAGCGCCTGATCGCGATGAGCGGCGTCGAGGGGCTTGTGGTTGTGGACACCCCCGACGCGCTTTTGGTGCTGCCGCGCGAGCGCGCCCAGCGGGTGCGCGAGATCGTGGATGCGCTCAAGCGCAACGGTCGCGACGACCTCCTGTAG